The following coding sequences are from one Arthrobacter sp. 24S4-2 window:
- a CDS encoding ABC transporter permease has product MFLAIRDLRFAKGRFALMAAVVALITFLLVMLSGLTAGLGNQSTSAVAGLPADQLVFGAPAGTPAKASFTESEVTRDQLAAWAGRAGVSGVEALGISQVRAKASGSAGEPGGTANVAVFGSGNGLSADPPGGLLHGKPADGTVVVGRALAGELHLSTGSSLVVGGIELAVAGIVPDQWYSHTGVVWTSLDDWRQLARAGNSSLGTVLAVTFDAGSQVDLAAANAEAGTVSATREGSFQALGSFRSENGSLMLMQAFLYGISALVIVAFLTVWTVQRTRDIAVIKAMGGSPGYVLRDALVQAVIVLAAGTAAGGGLGLIGGFLAAKAAPFLITPATTLVPVAGVLFLGLAGAALAVRGVTRVDPLLALGGN; this is encoded by the coding sequence GTGTTTCTCGCCATTCGCGATCTCCGCTTTGCCAAAGGACGCTTTGCCCTGATGGCAGCTGTCGTCGCCCTAATCACCTTTCTTCTTGTGATGCTCTCGGGACTGACCGCCGGTCTCGGAAACCAGTCGACGTCGGCGGTCGCCGGACTGCCTGCCGATCAGCTCGTGTTCGGTGCCCCCGCAGGCACTCCAGCCAAAGCATCCTTCACAGAGTCAGAAGTAACCCGGGACCAGCTTGCCGCCTGGGCCGGCCGGGCCGGCGTTTCCGGAGTGGAGGCGCTTGGCATAAGCCAGGTCCGGGCGAAGGCCTCCGGCTCAGCCGGAGAGCCCGGCGGCACCGCAAACGTGGCAGTCTTTGGATCGGGCAACGGATTGTCCGCGGACCCGCCAGGCGGCCTTCTGCACGGTAAGCCGGCTGACGGCACTGTGGTGGTGGGCCGGGCCCTTGCCGGCGAACTGCATCTGAGCACCGGTAGCTCCCTCGTGGTGGGTGGAATCGAGTTGGCCGTTGCCGGCATCGTCCCGGACCAGTGGTATTCACATACCGGCGTCGTCTGGACGTCGCTGGATGACTGGCGTCAACTGGCCCGCGCAGGCAACAGTTCCCTCGGCACTGTGCTGGCCGTGACGTTCGACGCCGGTTCACAGGTTGATCTGGCAGCTGCCAACGCGGAGGCCGGGACAGTCAGTGCCACCCGGGAAGGTTCGTTTCAGGCCCTCGGTTCCTTCCGGAGCGAAAACGGGTCACTGATGCTGATGCAGGCGTTCCTGTACGGAATCTCGGCCCTCGTCATCGTTGCGTTCCTGACGGTGTGGACCGTGCAGCGGACCCGGGACATTGCCGTGATCAAGGCCATGGGAGGATCCCCGGGCTACGTGCTCCGCGATGCGCTGGTGCAGGCCGTCATCGTGCTGGCCGCCGGCACAGCCGCAGGTGGCGGACTAGGCCTGATCGGCGGATTCCTTGCGGCAAAGGCTGCCCCGTTCCTGATCACACCCGCCACCACGCTTGTGCCCGTTGCGGGTGTCCTGTTCCTGGGACTCGCGGGGGCAGCGCTGGCCGTTCGCGGTGTCACCCGGGTCGATCCCCTGCTTGCTCTCGGCGGCAACTAA
- a CDS encoding NAD(P)-dependent oxidoreductase, with protein MRIAVYGATGMVGGQIVKESLRRGHEVTAISRTGAAVRGAVARSAELADVRTFTRVAEDHDAVVLATVPSRAGGDHGEWLGAMRAAFGNAAGTRLLVVGGAGSLEINGVRLCESPNFPEPYRPEARTMAAAYDEIRSAPEALNWTMLAPAPVMQPGRRTGTYVTADDSPAGHSISTEDFAVAMLDELEKPAHPRSRFTVANTVPGNDRLD; from the coding sequence ATGAGAATCGCAGTGTATGGCGCCACGGGCATGGTCGGCGGACAGATCGTCAAAGAGTCCCTGCGGCGGGGACACGAGGTAACTGCCATTTCCCGTACTGGCGCGGCAGTTCGGGGCGCCGTTGCCCGGAGCGCCGAACTGGCTGATGTGCGGACGTTCACACGGGTGGCTGAGGACCACGACGCCGTTGTGTTGGCGACGGTTCCCAGCCGCGCCGGCGGCGATCACGGCGAATGGCTGGGCGCAATGAGGGCGGCGTTCGGCAATGCCGCCGGCACCCGGCTGTTGGTGGTGGGCGGAGCCGGGTCTTTGGAAATCAACGGGGTTCGCCTTTGCGAATCCCCCAATTTCCCCGAACCTTACCGGCCAGAGGCCCGTACCATGGCCGCCGCCTACGATGAGATCAGGTCGGCCCCGGAGGCCCTCAACTGGACCATGCTGGCGCCGGCGCCCGTCATGCAGCCGGGACGGCGCACGGGGACCTACGTAACGGCGGACGATTCACCCGCCGGCCACTCCATCTCCACCGAGGACTTTGCCGTGGCGATGCTGGATGAGCTGGAGAAACCGGCCCACCCCCGCTCCAGGTTCACTGTGGCCAACACTGTTCCTGGCAACGATCGGCTCGACTAG
- a CDS encoding helix-turn-helix domain-containing protein: MDPKCPSRIVFQRIGDKWASLVVQVLADGPVRFSELRQSVNVITPKVLTQTLRTLERDGLITRTVFAQVPPRVDYQLTELGQSLLGPLSVLREWAETNVPSILDARDAYDDAREGSLLGG, encoded by the coding sequence ATGGATCCGAAGTGTCCGTCACGGATTGTTTTCCAGCGGATCGGCGACAAGTGGGCCTCGCTGGTGGTCCAGGTTCTTGCCGACGGTCCCGTGCGGTTCTCTGAACTGCGCCAGAGCGTCAACGTGATAACGCCCAAGGTCCTGACCCAGACACTGCGGACCCTTGAGAGGGACGGCTTGATCACCAGGACCGTGTTCGCTCAGGTCCCGCCGCGGGTCGACTACCAGCTGACTGAGCTGGGGCAGTCCCTGCTGGGTCCGCTGAGTGTGCTCCGGGAGTGGGCGGAGACGAACGTGCCCAGCATTCTCGACGCGAGGGACGCCTACGACGACGCCCGGGAAGGATCGCTGCTGGGAGGCTGA
- a CDS encoding S-layer homology domain-containing protein: MHLLHRTAAVISALLLSAASFNVLSVPAQAAPSDPALPPVTTAEGTPHSDHTFEPGALKAIREAETPQGAASSLTRAGDIKVTLVTVKLADKTAEQTAAIDINAATAGVNASSSYWKTMSNNRLSMSVASTRTGVASAARSTQTYYEIMDTVTRELGWVNEPYKALVVFLPVTELSWGALGAGWSAGNQGGRILMPLPGNFTNNVVAHEFGHVLGLMHADSLQCLSGTSDVGADINGNYLDGSCSVREYGDTMDLMGASRWFELPTISSSLWETGGFGRGDEIRNTGIADGSKSYTLKAWAGTEANRALKFTDPKSGEVYFLELRLPVGYDARLAVDGNKGVKVVQRGGATAVSSLLLMPSTLPFDGYYAKNEAWQAGSTFVTHAGTRVHIDYISADAAGVTITAPDPFNDISGSGFRSDIIWMYDSHLTTGWSDGTYRPYQPISREAMAAFMYRLAGNPAFTPPSTSPFVDVPTGSLFYKQIAWLEAEGLANGWDDGTYRPASSISREAMAAFIYRYSGEYCRVPATVAHTESLTSPFDDVSVGSLFYGDIDWTSFTGISNGWSDGTYRPLDPISREAMAAFIHRLDTYQAANGGCRPA, from the coding sequence ATGCATCTCCTTCACCGGACAGCCGCCGTCATTTCGGCACTGCTCCTTTCGGCGGCCTCCTTCAACGTCTTGTCCGTGCCGGCGCAGGCCGCCCCCTCAGACCCGGCCCTCCCGCCGGTAACCACTGCGGAGGGTACGCCGCATTCCGACCACACCTTTGAACCCGGTGCCCTCAAGGCGATCCGGGAGGCGGAGACCCCACAGGGTGCTGCCAGCAGCCTGACCCGGGCCGGCGACATCAAGGTCACGCTGGTGACCGTAAAACTTGCCGACAAGACAGCAGAACAGACAGCTGCGATCGACATCAATGCGGCGACGGCCGGCGTCAACGCATCCAGCTCGTACTGGAAGACGATGTCGAACAACCGGCTTTCCATGTCCGTCGCTTCCACCAGGACGGGCGTGGCGTCCGCGGCACGGTCCACCCAGACGTACTACGAGATCATGGACACCGTGACCCGCGAGCTGGGCTGGGTCAACGAGCCGTACAAGGCACTCGTGGTCTTCCTTCCCGTGACCGAATTGTCCTGGGGTGCCCTCGGAGCGGGCTGGAGCGCGGGCAACCAGGGCGGCCGGATCCTGATGCCGCTGCCGGGCAATTTCACCAACAACGTGGTGGCGCACGAGTTCGGCCATGTCCTTGGCCTGATGCACGCCGACAGCCTCCAGTGCCTCAGCGGTACATCCGATGTCGGCGCGGACATCAACGGGAACTATTTGGACGGCTCATGCAGCGTCCGTGAATACGGCGACACCATGGACCTCATGGGCGCATCCCGCTGGTTCGAACTGCCCACGATCAGCTCCAGCCTCTGGGAAACCGGCGGTTTTGGCCGCGGCGACGAAATCCGCAACACCGGCATCGCGGACGGCAGCAAGAGCTACACACTGAAGGCCTGGGCAGGCACAGAGGCCAACCGTGCGTTGAAATTCACGGATCCGAAGAGCGGGGAGGTGTACTTCCTTGAGCTCCGCCTTCCGGTGGGATATGACGCGCGATTGGCAGTTGACGGCAACAAAGGGGTCAAGGTCGTGCAGCGGGGAGGAGCCACCGCGGTTTCATCGCTGCTGCTGATGCCATCAACCCTGCCTTTCGATGGCTACTACGCCAAGAACGAGGCCTGGCAGGCCGGCAGCACGTTTGTGACCCATGCCGGCACCCGCGTCCATATCGACTACATTTCCGCCGACGCGGCGGGCGTTACCATAACGGCGCCGGACCCGTTCAACGACATCAGCGGATCAGGCTTCCGCTCGGACATTATCTGGATGTACGACAGCCACTTGACCACCGGATGGTCTGACGGAACCTACCGGCCGTACCAGCCGATCAGCCGCGAGGCCATGGCAGCATTTATGTACCGGCTGGCAGGCAACCCTGCCTTCACTCCTCCGTCCACGTCTCCGTTCGTTGACGTTCCCACCGGCAGCCTCTTCTACAAGCAGATCGCCTGGCTGGAGGCGGAAGGGCTGGCCAACGGCTGGGACGACGGCACGTACCGCCCGGCCTCGTCCATAAGCCGTGAAGCGATGGCGGCCTTCATTTACAGGTACAGCGGCGAGTACTGCAGGGTTCCGGCCACGGTGGCCCACACGGAGTCCCTGACGTCGCCGTTCGACGACGTCTCTGTCGGGAGCCTGTTCTACGGTGACATCGACTGGACCAGCTTCACCGGAATCTCAAACGGTTGGAGTGACGGCACCTACCGGCCGCTGGATCCGATCAGCCGCGAGGCCATGGCGGCCTTCATCCACCGGCTGGACACTTACCAGGCCGCCAACGGAGGCTGCCGTCCCGCCTAA
- a CDS encoding penicillin-binding transpeptidase domain-containing protein, translating to MGNFQKLSLALVGLIIGGSVVACDDGRAGAQDAAKQLASAVAALDVGSVAFDGKDAAAANEQLKEVFQALDPAKPAVEAGELKLEKDTATVPLNYSWKVGSEEWKYTVSAELKKSGDKWLTMWKPDLLAPELADGEVLGMATQSPQRAEILGAADAKLVTYRPVVNVGIDKPKLAAADPAASATKLAQLVGVDPAAYTQQVQAAGPEAFVTAITLRQDGRTITDAQIAEIPGARSISDYQPLAPTRTFARALLGTAAEANAEQIEKSGGTLKAGDTTGTGGLQQQYDAQLRGTDGIQVFAEKAGLTAEEKQALPNSGRRPLFQVEIKPGTPVKTTLDPKLQQLAEDVLAEVGPASAIVALRPSSGAVLAAASGPGSNGYNTAMLGQYAPGSTFKMVDSLAMIRNGMTPDSKVECTPTLTVDGRTFKNAEGYPEGSLGSVTLRDAFAHSCNTAFIAARDSVSQAQLESAATSLGVAVEAPGLGADAFLGSVPGEAEGTEHAASMIGQGKVLLSPLAAAVMAGSVAKGSPVSPALVLNADANGAAAPAESGTPSAGGSAPSSSSAPAPAKAAEKPVTAAEAAALADMMRAVVTSGHAGFLASVPGEPVGAKTGTAEFGNENPPKTHAWIVAVHGDLAVAVFVEEGGLGATTSGPLLKEFLTAAG from the coding sequence GTGGGGAACTTTCAGAAACTTTCGCTTGCACTTGTCGGACTAATAATTGGCGGATCGGTGGTGGCCTGCGATGACGGCCGTGCCGGCGCGCAGGACGCGGCGAAGCAGCTCGCTTCTGCCGTGGCGGCGCTGGACGTGGGCTCCGTTGCCTTTGACGGCAAGGACGCCGCGGCTGCCAACGAGCAGCTGAAAGAGGTGTTCCAGGCGCTCGATCCTGCCAAGCCGGCAGTTGAAGCCGGCGAGTTGAAACTCGAGAAGGACACCGCAACGGTCCCGCTGAACTACAGCTGGAAGGTCGGCTCCGAGGAGTGGAAATACACCGTGTCAGCCGAACTGAAGAAGTCCGGCGACAAATGGCTGACCATGTGGAAGCCGGATCTGCTGGCACCCGAATTGGCTGACGGCGAAGTCCTCGGCATGGCCACACAGTCGCCGCAGCGGGCTGAAATCCTCGGCGCCGCTGACGCCAAGCTGGTCACCTACCGGCCGGTAGTCAACGTCGGAATCGACAAGCCCAAGCTGGCTGCTGCCGATCCGGCGGCGTCCGCCACGAAACTGGCCCAGCTGGTCGGAGTGGACCCGGCCGCCTACACGCAGCAGGTCCAGGCGGCCGGCCCCGAAGCGTTCGTCACCGCCATCACCCTGCGCCAGGACGGCAGGACCATCACCGACGCGCAGATCGCCGAGATTCCCGGCGCCAGGTCCATCTCCGACTACCAGCCGCTGGCGCCCACCCGCACCTTCGCCCGTGCCCTCCTGGGCACCGCAGCCGAGGCGAATGCCGAGCAAATCGAAAAATCCGGCGGAACACTCAAGGCCGGGGACACCACCGGCACCGGCGGCCTTCAGCAGCAGTACGACGCGCAGCTCCGCGGCACCGACGGAATCCAGGTCTTTGCCGAAAAGGCAGGCCTCACCGCCGAGGAGAAGCAGGCGTTGCCCAACAGTGGCCGCCGGCCCCTGTTCCAGGTTGAGATCAAGCCGGGAACCCCGGTGAAAACCACCCTGGATCCAAAGCTGCAGCAGCTTGCGGAAGACGTTCTCGCAGAAGTTGGACCCGCCTCGGCCATCGTGGCACTGCGTCCCTCCAGCGGTGCGGTTCTGGCCGCCGCTTCCGGACCGGGCAGCAACGGCTACAACACGGCCATGCTGGGCCAGTATGCCCCGGGCTCGACGTTCAAGATGGTGGACTCGCTTGCCATGATCCGCAACGGCATGACGCCGGACTCGAAGGTCGAGTGCACCCCCACTCTTACGGTGGACGGCCGGACGTTCAAGAACGCAGAGGGCTATCCGGAGGGCTCGCTGGGGTCCGTCACCCTGCGGGATGCGTTTGCGCACTCCTGCAACACTGCCTTCATCGCGGCCCGTGATTCCGTCAGCCAGGCCCAGCTCGAATCAGCAGCAACGTCGCTCGGTGTTGCCGTTGAGGCGCCGGGGCTGGGAGCTGACGCTTTCCTGGGCTCGGTTCCGGGCGAAGCCGAAGGCACTGAACACGCCGCCTCCATGATCGGCCAGGGCAAGGTTCTCCTGTCCCCGCTGGCTGCCGCCGTGATGGCCGGATCTGTGGCCAAGGGCTCCCCCGTGTCGCCCGCCCTGGTGCTGAATGCGGACGCCAATGGTGCCGCAGCCCCGGCCGAGTCAGGAACCCCGTCCGCCGGAGGCTCCGCGCCGTCGTCCTCCAGCGCTCCGGCGCCGGCGAAAGCGGCGGAAAAACCCGTCACGGCCGCAGAAGCGGCCGCCTTGGCTGACATGATGCGTGCCGTAGTGACCTCGGGCCACGCCGGTTTCCTGGCCTCCGTTCCGGGGGAGCCTGTCGGAGCGAAGACGGGTACCGCGGAGTTCGGCAACGAAAATCCGCCGAAAACGCACGCCTGGATCGTGGCCGTTCACGGCGACCTGGCCGTGGCCGTGTTCGTCGAGGAAGGTGGCCTGGGGGCCACGACCTCGGGCCCGTTGCTCAAGGAATTCCTGACCGCGGCGGGGTAG
- a CDS encoding sensor histidine kinase, with amino-acid sequence MHGESSGSAIILRLLRLSLHVGFAALLLVAMARVLMSGPVPSGWPALALALLLATVYLVGTVLEKRHSTDASRFDPAPYARWWLGAVSLLWLVLIWASADFVWLAFPLFFLQLHVLPRRVALPVIAVSTVLVVVALWFHNRGNAGPGLELPMVLGPVFGAAFAVITGPAYRALYLEAENQRLAAEELRRTRGELARSQHAAGTLTERARLAREIHDTLAQGFSSIVLMGRAAEKALDGGDTAAARDRLRTVQKTASANLAEARNFVRGLQSPELEQMSLAGSLRRLCEKTEAEAAARGAGLRCRFDLEGTPVELPNPYSTTLLRAAQASLANVWVHAKASNAVVTLSFMGTEVAMDIYDDGVGFRPEAAEAGGTSARTDGSGYGLRSLRERVAALAGTLDVESAPGEGTVVAIRLPLLEPGAAAGEPKSGERQ; translated from the coding sequence ATGCACGGCGAATCCAGCGGTTCCGCCATCATTCTGCGGCTCCTGAGGCTCAGCCTCCATGTGGGCTTCGCTGCCCTGCTTCTTGTGGCCATGGCACGGGTGCTGATGTCCGGTCCGGTACCGTCGGGCTGGCCGGCTCTGGCACTTGCGCTGCTGCTCGCCACCGTCTACCTGGTTGGCACTGTCCTGGAGAAGCGCCATTCCACCGACGCAAGTCGCTTTGACCCCGCACCCTATGCACGATGGTGGCTGGGTGCCGTCTCACTCCTGTGGCTGGTGCTCATCTGGGCCAGCGCGGACTTCGTCTGGCTGGCCTTTCCGCTCTTCTTCCTGCAGCTCCACGTGCTGCCGCGACGTGTGGCGCTGCCAGTGATTGCGGTGTCCACCGTGCTGGTTGTCGTGGCTCTCTGGTTCCACAACCGTGGAAATGCCGGTCCGGGGCTGGAGCTGCCCATGGTGCTGGGGCCGGTGTTCGGTGCAGCCTTCGCCGTGATTACGGGCCCTGCGTACCGCGCGCTGTATCTTGAGGCGGAAAACCAGAGGCTGGCGGCCGAGGAGCTGCGCCGGACGCGCGGGGAACTCGCCCGCAGCCAGCACGCGGCCGGAACCCTGACTGAGCGGGCGCGGCTGGCGCGCGAAATACACGACACGCTTGCCCAAGGTTTTTCCAGCATTGTGCTGATGGGCCGTGCGGCCGAGAAGGCGCTCGACGGCGGCGACACGGCAGCCGCCCGCGATCGGCTCCGGACAGTGCAGAAAACGGCGTCCGCGAATCTTGCCGAGGCGCGCAACTTTGTCCGCGGCCTGCAATCCCCGGAGCTGGAGCAGATGTCCCTGGCAGGCAGCCTTCGCAGGCTTTGCGAAAAGACCGAGGCTGAGGCGGCGGCACGCGGGGCGGGGCTTCGTTGCCGCTTCGACCTCGAAGGCACACCCGTGGAGCTCCCGAACCCGTACTCCACCACTCTCCTTCGCGCCGCGCAGGCGAGCCTTGCGAATGTGTGGGTCCATGCGAAGGCAAGCAACGCCGTCGTGACCCTGTCCTTTATGGGTACCGAAGTGGCCATGGACATTTACGACGACGGCGTCGGGTTCCGGCCGGAGGCGGCGGAAGCCGGCGGAACCTCCGCCCGGACGGACGGCTCCGGGTACGGCCTCCGGTCCCTTCGGGAACGGGTGGCGGCGCTGGCCGGAACACTGGACGTCGAGTCCGCGCCGGGTGAGGGAACGGTGGTGGCCATCCGGCTCCCGCTGCTGGAACCTGGCGCGGCGGCCGGGGAACCGAAGAGCGGAGAACGGCAATGA
- a CDS encoding response regulator transcription factor: MTGIRILLVDDHPVVRAGLRAMLSDFEGITVAAEAGDGASALAQLSRLNTLGEPVDVVLMDLQMGSGMDGVVATEKIKAGEAGTPPPPVLILTTYDSDADILTAVEAGASGYMLKDAPPGQIRQAVLMAASGHTALAPEVAARLMGRIRNPEPALSVREIQLLQLLSTGLPNRTIARQLFISEATVKTHLVHIYTKLGVDNRTAAISVAAQRRIIRPA; this comes from the coding sequence ATGACCGGAATCCGCATCCTGCTGGTGGACGACCACCCGGTGGTCCGGGCCGGGCTCCGCGCCATGCTGAGCGATTTCGAAGGCATTACTGTGGCCGCAGAAGCAGGTGACGGCGCCTCTGCACTGGCCCAGCTCTCCAGGCTCAACACCCTGGGAGAGCCCGTAGATGTTGTCCTCATGGACCTGCAAATGGGTTCGGGCATGGACGGTGTCGTGGCCACCGAGAAAATCAAGGCGGGCGAGGCCGGAACGCCGCCCCCGCCGGTGCTGATCCTCACCACCTATGATTCCGACGCCGATATCCTCACCGCCGTCGAAGCCGGTGCCAGCGGGTACATGCTCAAGGATGCGCCGCCCGGGCAAATCCGCCAGGCGGTCCTGATGGCGGCGTCGGGCCACACGGCACTGGCGCCCGAGGTGGCGGCCAGGCTGATGGGCCGGATCCGGAATCCCGAACCGGCCCTTTCGGTGCGGGAAATCCAATTGCTGCAGCTGCTGTCCACCGGATTGCCGAACCGCACCATCGCCCGGCAACTGTTTATTTCCGAGGCCACGGTCAAGACACACCTGGTGCACATCTACACGAAACTCGGCGTGGACAACCGCACTGCCGCGATTTCGGTCGCCGCGCAGCGCAGAATCATCCGCCCCGCCTGA
- a CDS encoding NAD(P)/FAD-dependent oxidoreductase produces MPDVAVVGSGPNGLAAAVTMARAGLGVHVYEAAETPGGGLRTSELMQPGHLHDICSAVHPMALASPFFRAFELSRRIDLVTPELSFGTPLDGGRAALAYRSLDRTAAGLGRDGGAYHRLMAPLVRRVNGIADFTLNQLLRIPHDPLAAILFGLRTLEQGSPAWGMRFREDLAPALLTGAAAHSVGRLPSLAPAGAGLMLGMLAHAQGWPIPVGGSASIARAMVEDIEAHGGTVETGRRIDSLDELPPARATLLDIAPPALLRLTGNRLPAGYRRSLESFRFGNAACKVDFILQEPVPWQAAGLADAGTVHVGGTRAEMAQAENVVASGRHPERPYVLVSQPSRFDASRAPDGRHILWTYCHVPAGSTVDMAGAVTAQLERFAPGFRDLVVQVQVTTAAGLADYNQNYVGGDFAAGLMDLRGLIQRPVVSPVPWRTPVAGVYLCSSSTPPGPGVTGMPGYHAARYALKDIFGLPVPSLSR; encoded by the coding sequence ATGCCTGACGTCGCCGTCGTCGGCTCCGGACCGAACGGACTTGCCGCCGCGGTGACGATGGCCCGTGCCGGCCTTGGCGTCCACGTCTACGAAGCGGCAGAAACTCCGGGCGGCGGCCTCCGGACGTCCGAACTCATGCAGCCGGGCCATCTCCACGATATTTGTTCGGCGGTGCATCCGATGGCCTTGGCTTCGCCGTTCTTCCGGGCGTTCGAACTGTCCCGGCGAATTGACCTCGTCACGCCGGAGCTTTCCTTCGGGACGCCCCTGGACGGCGGCCGGGCCGCTCTGGCGTACCGCTCACTGGACCGGACGGCCGCCGGGCTGGGACGCGACGGCGGGGCGTACCACCGCCTGATGGCTCCCCTCGTGCGCCGGGTAAACGGCATAGCCGACTTCACGCTCAACCAGCTTCTGCGGATCCCGCACGACCCGCTTGCAGCCATCCTGTTCGGTCTGCGGACGCTCGAGCAGGGCTCACCGGCGTGGGGAATGAGGTTCCGGGAGGATCTGGCGCCGGCGCTGCTGACCGGTGCTGCAGCGCACTCCGTGGGCCGTTTGCCGTCGCTGGCACCTGCGGGTGCCGGGCTCATGCTTGGGATGCTGGCGCACGCGCAGGGCTGGCCGATTCCGGTGGGCGGGTCCGCGTCCATCGCCCGTGCCATGGTTGAAGATATCGAAGCACACGGCGGAACCGTCGAAACAGGACGGCGGATCGATTCGCTTGATGAGTTGCCGCCAGCCAGGGCCACCCTGCTGGACATCGCGCCGCCGGCTCTGCTCAGGCTGACCGGTAACAGGCTGCCCGCCGGCTACCGCCGCTCGCTGGAGTCCTTTCGGTTCGGAAACGCCGCCTGCAAGGTGGACTTCATCCTCCAGGAACCGGTTCCCTGGCAGGCCGCTGGACTGGCTGATGCCGGGACCGTCCATGTGGGGGGCACCCGGGCGGAGATGGCCCAGGCGGAAAACGTGGTGGCCTCCGGCCGGCACCCCGAGAGGCCCTACGTCCTGGTGTCCCAGCCGTCACGGTTTGATGCCTCCCGCGCTCCGGACGGGCGCCATATCCTTTGGACGTACTGCCACGTTCCGGCCGGTTCGACGGTTGACATGGCAGGAGCCGTTACGGCCCAGCTTGAGCGGTTCGCGCCGGGCTTCCGGGACCTGGTGGTCCAGGTCCAGGTGACGACGGCGGCCGGGCTGGCCGACTACAACCAGAACTACGTCGGCGGAGACTTCGCTGCGGGTCTTATGGACCTCCGGGGCCTGATCCAGCGTCCGGTGGTCAGCCCCGTACCGTGGCGCACGCCCGTGGCGGGTGTGTACCTGTGCTCCTCGTCCACCCCGCCGGGGCCAGGAGTCACCGGAATGCCCGGATACCACGCCGCGAGGTATGCCTTGAAGGACATATTCGGGCTTCCTGTGCCCAGTCTTAGCCGTTAG
- a CDS encoding ABC transporter ATP-binding protein, translating to MDTLLNLSDVTLEYPDGDGTLKALDRVSLDLGAGEFLALVGPSGSGKSSMLAVSAALIRPTSGTVTINGQQATDLRDAELTALRREKVGIIFQQPNLLPSLTAVEQLLLADHLRGKPLTAARRRADGLLDVVGLGPVRDKRPHQLSGGQRQRVNIARALMGSPAVLLVDEPTAALDHARSGDIVRLLRKVTDEFRLATVMVTHDTEFVPLTDAVAVMRDGRISALQPPSSDPSRASS from the coding sequence TTGGACACCCTGCTCAACCTCTCCGACGTGACCCTCGAGTATCCGGACGGAGACGGCACGCTCAAGGCGCTGGACCGGGTCAGCCTTGACCTCGGCGCAGGCGAGTTCCTGGCCCTGGTGGGACCTTCGGGGTCCGGAAAGTCCTCCATGCTGGCGGTCTCTGCGGCACTCATCCGCCCCACTTCCGGCACGGTGACCATCAACGGCCAGCAGGCCACGGACCTGCGGGACGCTGAGCTGACAGCGCTGCGCCGGGAGAAGGTGGGCATCATTTTCCAGCAGCCCAACCTCTTGCCCTCCCTGACTGCGGTCGAACAGCTCCTCCTGGCCGACCACCTGCGCGGGAAGCCCCTGACTGCGGCCCGCAGGCGCGCGGACGGGCTTCTGGACGTGGTCGGACTGGGCCCGGTCCGGGACAAACGCCCGCATCAGCTGTCCGGGGGACAGCGTCAGCGCGTTAACATTGCCCGCGCCCTTATGGGCAGCCCTGCGGTCCTGCTCGTGGACGAACCGACGGCTGCCCTGGACCACGCGCGGAGCGGCGACATTGTCCGGCTGCTGCGCAAGGTTACTGACGAATTCCGGCTGGCCACGGTGATGGTCACGCACGACACGGAGTTCGTGCCGCTGACGGATGCCGTAGCCGTCATGCGGGATGGACGGATCTCCGCCCTTCAGCCTCCCAGCAGCGATCCTTCCCGGGCGTCGTCGTAG